Proteins from a single region of Gossypium arboreum isolate Shixiya-1 chromosome 1, ASM2569848v2, whole genome shotgun sequence:
- the LOC108454660 gene encoding binding partner of ACD11 1-like yields the protein MASIKTIKVSNISLEATERDIKEFFSFSGDIEYVEMQRGDEGSQIAYITFKDLQGAETAVLLSGATIVGLSVSISLAPDYKLPPAAFAQPPATQNKTPSGADSTIRKAEDVVTGMLAKGFILGKDTINKAKTFDEKHQLTSTASAKVASFDKKIGFTEKIQAGTTVITDKVKEMDQKFHVSEKTKSAFATAEQKVSGAGSAIMKNKYISAGATWVTDAFNKVAKAAGDVGQKTKEKVGAAEEERKRKVVDDFAQIHLSESPKDSASSKQPSKPAPAQGLIL from the exons ATTAAGACCATTAAAGTCAGCAATATTTCTTTAGAAGCAACCGAGCGAGACATCAAAGAGTTCTTTTCCTTTTCTGGTGATATTGAATATGTCGAAATGCAGAG AGGTGATGAAGGGTCTCAAATTGCATATATTACTTTCAAGGATTTGCAAGGAGCAGAGACCGCTGTTCTTCTTTCG GGAGCAACGATAGTTGGTCTATCTGTTAGCATTTCTTTAGCTCCAGATTACAAGCTGCCTCCGGCCGCTTTCGCACAGCCCCCT GCAACACAAAATAAAACTCCAAGTGGTGCTGATTCGACTATTAGAAAAGCTGAGGATGTTGTCACCGGCATGCTTGCTAAGGGCTTCATCTTAGGCAAAGATACAATCAACAAGGCAAAAACCTTTGACGAGAAGCACCAATTAACATCGACAGCCTCAGCCAAAGTTGCATCCTTCGACAAGAAAATTGGGTTCACCGAGAAGATACAGGCCGGCACTACCGTTATTACTGACAAAGTAAAAGAAATGGATCAAAAGTTCCACGTTTCGGAGAAAACAAAATCCGCATTTGCCACTGCTGAGCAAAAGGTCAGCGGTGCAGGATCTGCCATTATGAAGAACAAGTACATATCCGCCGGTGCTACATGGGTAACGGATGCTTTCAATAAGGTTGCAAAAGCAGCGGGAGATGTTGGCCAAAAGACAAAAGAAAAAGTGGGAGCAGCTGAAGAAGAACGAAAACGGAAAGTGGTTGATGACTTTGCGCAGATTCATTTATCCGAGTCCCCGAAAGATTCTGCCTCGAGTAAACAACCATCTAAGCCTGCACCTGCACAAGGTTTGATCCTTTGA